From one Vicia villosa cultivar HV-30 ecotype Madison, WI unplaced genomic scaffold, Vvil1.0 ctg.000032F_1_1_3, whole genome shotgun sequence genomic stretch:
- the LOC131622587 gene encoding probable protein phosphatase 2C member 13, mitochondrial → MVCGRCVSSIFVRAGILNRRLRFSFVGKGLLPRVGPEVAVYFPNRVFKRYLGMMVDTGSMSTRAGPSMDTASQKDDDSARSGFVTGGWKSEDERLVCGYSSFRGKRVTMEDFYDVKTSIIDGRSVSLFGIFDGHGGSRAAEYLKDHLFENLTKHPKFLTDTKLAISETYQQTDAEFLDSVKDNFRDDGSTASTAVLVDNHLYVANVGDSRTVISKAGKAIALSEDHKPNRSDERKRIENAGGVVMWAGTWRVGGVLAMSRAFGNRMLKPFVVAEPEIQEQKIDEETEVLVLASDGLWDVVQNDDAVSIARAEEAAEAAARKLTEAAFNRGSADNITCIVVRFNHEKRHPANPDKADPANPEKSSQHA, encoded by the exons ATGGTATGCGGCAGGTGTGTGAGTTCTATTTTTGTTCGAGCTGGAATTTTGAACAGGAGATTGCGATTCAGCTTCGTTGGGAAGGGTTTGTTGCCTAGAGTTGGTCCGGAAGTTGCTGTTTATTTTCCAAATCGTGTGTTTAAGAGGTATCTAGGGATGATGGTTGATACAGGTTCTATGTCGACTAGGGCTGGTCCTTCTATGGATACGGCGTCGCAGAAAGATGATGATTCCGCTCGGTCTGGTTTTGTTACTGGTGGATGGAAGAG TGAAGATGAAAGACTTGTCTGTGGGTATTCAAGCTTTAGAGGGAAGAGAGTGACCATGGAAGATTTCTATGATGTTAAGACATCAATCATTGACGGTCGTTCAGTGAGCTTATTTGGAATATTTGATG GTCATGGTGGTTCTCGTGCTGCTGAGTATTTGAAGGATCATCTATTTGAAAATCTCACGAAGCATCCAAAGTTTTTGACGGATACCAAATTGGCTATAA GTGAAACATATCAGCAAACCGATGCTGAGTTTCTGGACTCTGTAAAAGATAATTTCCGGGATGACGGTTCTACTGCTTCAACAGCTGTTTTGGTTGATAACCATCTTTATGTTGCTAATGTTGGAGATTCTAGAACTGTAATATCAAAAGCTGGAAAAG CAATTGCTCTCTCTGAGGATCATAAGCCTAATAGAAGTGACGAGCGGAAGAGAATTGAGAATGCTGGGGGTGTTGTCATGTGGGCAG GTACTTGGAGGGTTGGAGGGGTGCTGGCAATGTCTCGTGCATTTGGCAACCGTATGCTGAAGCCATTTGTTGTAGCAGAACCTGAGATCCAG GAGCAGAAAATAGATGAAGAAACCGAGGTGCTTGTTCTTGCAAGTGATGGACTCTGGGATGTAGTACAGAATGAT GATGCTGTTTCTATTGCCCGGGCGGAAGAGGCAGCCGAGGCAGCTGCTCGGAAGTTAACAGAAGCCGCATTTAATCGCGGTAGTGCAGATAACATTACTTGCATTGTGGTACGATTCAATCATGAAAAAAGACACCCAGCTAATCCTGATAAAGCTGATCCAGCTAATCCTGAAAAAAGCAGTCAGCATGCATGA